One Clostridium novyi NT genomic window carries:
- the mutS gene encoding DNA mismatch repair protein MutS, with protein MALTPMMKQYLEVKERNKDCILFFRLGDFYEMFFEDAETAARELELVLTGRDCGLENRAPMCGIPYHAANTYISRLITKGYKVAICEQLEDPSKAKGIVKRDVIKIYTPGTYSDASFLEETKNNYLMSLYLENELVCMAFADVSTGDFQCTYVKYNESSILDEISKFMPKEIVIIDSIDDTIIKAIKERFEVSFTVKNKDFFYLNASLNLKNQFPDFKEENYDDIVITGCNGLLNYIIETQKTTLIHINKLDYYETVDYLSIDINSRRNLELTETLRDKSKKGSLLWVLDKTTTAMGARLLRKWVEQPLIHKEIIENRQNAVEEILNNVPLLDDLRNNLKDVYDIERLAGKISSKTVNAKELLSLKNSIGNLPIIKKIIENYNTDLLKNIYSSLDCLEDLYSLLDNSILPSPALSIKEGGIIKDGYNKTIDELRMAKSHGTEWIASLEEQERNITGIKSLKVKYNKVFGYYIEITKSNLNQVPENRYIRKQTLANCERFITPELKEVEDKILGAQEKLMELEYNVFVEIRELIEKEIYRIKNTAKLISSIDVLQSLAIVALESNYSKPIIKLDGELLIKDGRHPVVEKMIPRDSFVSNDTILDNKDHQLLLITGPNMAGKSTYMRQVALITLMAQIGSFVPAKEAEIVICDKIFTRIGASDDLARGKSTFMVEMWEVANILNNATNKSLILLDEVGRGTSTYDGLSIAWAVIEYICKDNNLKSKTLFATHYHELTSLEGKIKGVKNYSIAVKKVDDDIIFLRKIIEGGADESYGIEVAKLAGIPSVVTNRAKEILNTLEENSPQNNDISKESSSSSNSHDKLESSVIKESESNIKTYDEISNLETNKIKEAQVEVAVEKEVTQDIKQIGFLDIEKEALIKEISSIDILNMTVKDCFDKLYDIINKAKSL; from the coding sequence ATGGCACTTACGCCAATGATGAAGCAATATCTTGAAGTAAAAGAAAGAAATAAAGATTGTATTTTATTTTTTAGACTAGGTGACTTTTATGAAATGTTCTTTGAAGATGCTGAAACTGCAGCTCGTGAATTAGAACTGGTACTTACAGGACGTGATTGTGGTCTTGAAAATAGGGCCCCTATGTGTGGAATACCATATCATGCTGCAAATACATATATAAGTAGGCTTATTACTAAAGGATATAAGGTAGCTATATGTGAACAATTAGAAGATCCTTCTAAAGCTAAAGGAATAGTTAAAAGAGATGTAATCAAGATATATACTCCTGGAACTTATTCTGATGCATCTTTCTTAGAAGAAACTAAAAATAATTATTTAATGAGTCTTTATTTAGAAAATGAACTTGTATGTATGGCCTTTGCAGATGTTTCTACAGGCGACTTTCAATGCACTTATGTAAAATATAATGAATCTTCTATATTAGATGAAATATCTAAATTTATGCCAAAAGAAATAGTAATTATCGATAGTATAGATGACACTATAATAAAAGCAATAAAAGAAAGATTTGAAGTATCATTTACCGTTAAAAATAAAGATTTTTTCTATTTAAATGCTTCTTTGAATCTTAAAAATCAATTTCCAGACTTTAAGGAAGAAAACTATGATGATATAGTCATAACTGGTTGTAACGGACTTTTAAACTATATAATAGAAACTCAAAAGACTACATTAATTCACATAAATAAACTAGATTATTATGAAACTGTAGATTATTTAAGTATAGATATAAATTCAAGACGTAATCTTGAACTTACAGAAACTTTAAGAGATAAATCAAAAAAAGGTTCTCTTTTATGGGTACTTGATAAGACAACTACGGCAATGGGTGCTAGACTTCTTAGAAAATGGGTAGAACAACCTTTGATTCACAAAGAAATTATAGAAAATCGTCAAAATGCTGTAGAAGAAATATTAAATAATGTACCTCTTTTAGATGATTTAAGAAATAACCTAAAGGATGTTTATGATATAGAAAGATTAGCAGGAAAAATTTCTTCTAAAACTGTCAATGCAAAAGAATTACTTTCTTTAAAAAATTCTATTGGGAACTTACCAATTATTAAAAAAATCATTGAAAATTATAATACGGACCTTTTAAAAAATATTTATTCAAGCTTAGATTGTTTAGAGGATTTATATTCGTTACTAGATAACTCTATATTACCTTCTCCAGCGCTTTCTATAAAAGAAGGAGGAATAATAAAGGATGGTTACAATAAGACAATAGATGAGCTAAGAATGGCAAAATCCCATGGAACTGAATGGATAGCTTCTCTAGAAGAACAAGAAAGAAATATAACTGGAATAAAATCACTAAAAGTTAAATACAATAAAGTTTTTGGATACTACATTGAAATTACAAAATCTAATTTAAATCAAGTTCCTGAAAATAGATATATAAGAAAACAAACTCTTGCTAATTGTGAAAGATTCATAACTCCAGAATTAAAAGAGGTAGAAGATAAAATCTTAGGTGCTCAAGAAAAACTTATGGAACTTGAATATAATGTATTTGTAGAAATAAGAGAACTTATAGAAAAAGAAATTTATAGAATAAAAAACACTGCTAAACTTATATCTAGCATAGATGTACTTCAATCTTTAGCAATAGTAGCATTAGAAAGCAATTATTCAAAGCCTATAATAAAATTAGATGGAGAACTTTTAATAAAAGATGGAAGACATCCTGTAGTAGAGAAAATGATACCTAGGGATTCCTTTGTATCCAACGACACTATTCTTGATAATAAAGATCATCAATTACTATTGATTACAGGACCTAATATGGCAGGTAAATCTACTTACATGAGACAGGTTGCTTTAATAACTCTTATGGCGCAAATAGGTAGTTTTGTACCTGCAAAAGAAGCTGAAATTGTTATATGCGATAAAATTTTTACAAGAATAGGTGCATCAGATGATTTAGCTCGTGGAAAAAGTACCTTTATGGTTGAAATGTGGGAAGTTGCAAACATATTAAACAATGCTACTAATAAAAGTTTAATATTATTAGATGAAGTAGGTAGAGGTACTAGTACCTATGATGGTTTAAGTATTGCATGGGCAGTAATTGAGTATATATGTAAAGATAATAACTTAAAGAGCAAAACATTATTTGCAACACATTATCACGAACTTACTTCACTAGAAGGAAAAATCAAAGGAGTTAAAAACTATTCCATAGCAGTAAAAAAAGTAGATGATGATATAATCTTTTTAAGAAAAATTATAGAAGGTGGAGCAGATGAATCTTACGGAATAGAGGTTGCAAAACTTGCAGGAATACCATCTGTTGTTACAAATAGGGCTAAAGAAATACTAAATACTCTTGAAGAAAACTCTCCTCAAAACAATGATATTTCAAAAGAATCATCTAGTAGTTCTAATAGTCATGATAAATTAGAATCATCTGTAATAAAAGAATCAGAATCTAATATAAAAACTTATGATGAAATTTCTAATTTAGAAACTAATAAAATTAAAGAAGCACAAGTAGAAGTAGCAGTGGAAAAAGAAGTAACTCAAGATATAAAACAAATAGGCTTTTTAGATATAGAAAAGGAAGCTTTAATTAAAGAAATATCTTCTATAGACATACTTAATATGACGGTTAAAGATTGTTTTGATAAATTGTATGATATAATAAATAAAGCAAAATCCTTGTAA
- the mutL gene encoding DNA mismatch repair endonuclease MutL, producing the protein MKRINVLSEETSNKIAAGEVVERPASVVKELVENSIDANAKNITIEIKESGKDSIKISDDGIGIHPNDIEKAFMPHGTSKISLIEDLYSINTFGFRGEALPSIAAVSNVLLKSKTMDSDFGKEILVSGGRINHIKDTACNIGTVISVENLFFNVPAREKFLKSDRRESSLISNIINRLALANHNISFKYYTNNKKTLMTYASSDVKNTIRSIYGKNIYENIISFEEHSDIVSVYGYIGNSEISRGSRNNQSIFVNKRYIKSGTITAAVENAFKSFSTVNKFPFFVLFVDIYPEFIDVNVHPTKSEVKFQDERIIYKVVFDAVHSALSTSIKESFNINKDSIFDDKDTTYNLIQDETPKQEQVQIPIDLQNKRSDSIIENLPKFNPNVSYEKPKDSCRENCLNSIDINLKNTTEELKTKDIYYENSISASPKDNILCEKSQSKNIDNYNTIEAKFPRLNILGQFNKTYILAESLDTFYMIDQHAAHEKILFEKFKNQIENRDVISQILLTPVIIEMSAEDFAYYSENINIFHESGFVTEVFGDNIISIREAPMLLGKVSTKDFFLEIFDDIKNMGNGNIAKIKHNMISSLACKAAIKANHTLSYEEMNSLIEDLRYIEEPFNCPHGRPTIIKLTLKEIEKKFKRIQ; encoded by the coding sequence TTGAAAAGAATAAATGTATTAAGTGAAGAAACATCTAACAAAATAGCAGCTGGAGAGGTTGTTGAAAGACCTGCTTCAGTTGTTAAAGAACTTGTAGAAAATAGTATAGATGCAAATGCCAAGAACATAACTATAGAAATTAAAGAAAGCGGAAAAGATAGCATTAAAATATCTGATGATGGTATAGGCATACATCCAAATGATATTGAAAAAGCTTTTATGCCACATGGTACTAGTAAAATTTCTTTAATTGAAGATTTATACTCCATAAATACTTTTGGCTTTAGAGGGGAAGCTCTTCCGAGTATTGCTGCAGTTTCTAATGTATTATTAAAGAGTAAAACAATGGATTCTGATTTTGGAAAAGAAATCTTAGTTTCAGGTGGAAGAATAAATCACATAAAAGACACAGCTTGTAATATAGGTACAGTTATTTCTGTAGAAAATTTATTTTTTAATGTTCCCGCTAGAGAAAAATTTTTAAAATCAGACAGAAGAGAGTCAAGTTTAATATCTAATATTATAAATAGACTGGCACTTGCAAATCACAATATATCCTTTAAATATTATACTAATAACAAAAAAACACTTATGACTTATGCATCTAGTGATGTTAAAAATACTATAAGATCAATTTATGGTAAGAATATCTATGAAAATATCATAAGTTTTGAAGAACATTCAGATATAGTTTCTGTATATGGATATATAGGTAATTCTGAGATAAGTAGGGGAAGTCGTAATAATCAAAGTATATTTGTAAACAAACGCTATATAAAAAGTGGTACTATTACAGCAGCAGTAGAAAATGCTTTCAAATCTTTTTCTACTGTAAACAAGTTCCCTTTCTTTGTATTATTTGTTGATATCTATCCTGAATTTATAGATGTTAATGTTCATCCAACTAAGTCAGAAGTTAAATTTCAAGATGAAAGAATAATATACAAAGTTGTCTTTGATGCTGTTCATAGTGCATTATCAACTAGCATTAAAGAGTCCTTTAATATAAACAAGGATTCTATATTTGATGATAAAGATACTACTTATAACCTTATACAAGATGAAACACCAAAACAAGAACAAGTACAAATTCCAATAGACCTTCAAAACAAAAGAAGTGATTCTATTATAGAAAATTTGCCAAAGTTTAACCCTAATGTTTCCTATGAAAAACCTAAAGATTCATGCAGAGAAAATTGTTTAAATAGTATAGATATTAATTTAAAAAATACTACTGAAGAACTTAAAACTAAAGATATTTATTACGAGAATTCTATATCTGCTTCTCCAAAAGATAATATTCTATGTGAAAAGTCTCAAAGTAAAAATATAGATAATTATAATACTATAGAAGCAAAATTTCCTAGATTAAATATACTAGGACAATTTAACAAAACATATATTTTAGCTGAAAGTTTAGATACATTTTATATGATTGATCAGCATGCTGCACATGAAAAGATTTTATTTGAAAAATTCAAAAATCAAATAGAAAACAGGGATGTTATATCTCAAATTTTATTAACACCTGTAATAATTGAAATGAGTGCAGAAGATTTTGCATATTACTCCGAAAATATTAATATATTTCATGAAAGCGGTTTTGTAACAGAAGTTTTTGGAGACAATATTATAAGCATAAGAGAGGCACCAATGCTTCTTGGTAAGGTTAGCACCAAAGATTTCTTTTTAGAAATTTTTGACGATATAAAAAATATGGGCAATGGAAATATAGCAAAAATTAAGCATAACATGATATCTTCTTTAGCATGCAAAGCAGCTATTAAAGCAAATCATACTTTATCCTATGAAGAAATGAATTCTTTAATAGAAGATTTACGTTATATAGAAGAACCTTTTAATTGTCCTCATGGTAGACCTACCATTATAAAATTAACTTTAAAAGAAATTGAAAAGAAATTTAAGCGTATTCAATAA
- the miaA gene encoding tRNA (adenosine(37)-N6)-dimethylallyltransferase MiaA — translation MKQDLFILAGPTAVGKTDISIKLAQKLNGEIISADSMQIYKHMDIGSAKITEAEKEGIPHHLIDFVSPFDEFSVAEFKEKSKNAIKDIASRGKLPMIVGGTGFYIDSLIFNYDFANTYKDEEYREHLKNLASEHGKEYVHELLKDIDEVSYKKLYPNDLKRVIRALEVFKLTGKTISEFNKEQDIFDIPYNVYYFVLNMDRSKLYERINKRVDIMMEKGLIEEVKSLQNMGCTPDMQSMKGIGYKEILYYLDGKLSLDEAVELIKKGSRHYAKRQLTWFRKDNRVNWIDKDQYKDDTEVCNAIEEKFLNLKNNL, via the coding sequence ATGAAACAAGATTTATTTATTTTAGCAGGTCCTACTGCTGTTGGAAAAACAGATATTTCAATTAAACTTGCACAAAAATTAAATGGAGAGATTATCTCAGCAGACTCCATGCAAATTTATAAACATATGGATATAGGTTCTGCTAAAATTACGGAAGCTGAAAAAGAAGGAATACCTCATCATCTAATAGACTTTGTAAGTCCCTTTGATGAATTCAGTGTTGCAGAGTTTAAAGAAAAGTCTAAAAACGCAATAAAGGACATTGCATCTAGAGGAAAACTACCTATGATAGTAGGAGGAACAGGATTTTATATAGATTCTCTAATATTTAATTATGATTTTGCAAACACTTATAAAGATGAAGAATATAGAGAACATCTAAAAAATCTAGCCTCTGAACATGGTAAAGAATATGTTCATGAGCTTTTAAAAGATATAGATGAAGTTTCTTATAAAAAACTATATCCAAATGATTTAAAAAGAGTAATTAGAGCTCTAGAAGTTTTTAAACTTACTGGAAAAACTATTTCTGAATTTAATAAGGAGCAAGATATATTTGATATTCCTTATAATGTATACTACTTTGTTTTAAATATGGATAGAAGTAAATTATATGAAAGAATTAATAAAAGAGTCGATATAATGATGGAAAAAGGATTAATAGAAGAAGTAAAATCCCTTCAAAATATGGGATGCACTCCTGATATGCAATCCATGAAAGGTATAGGATATAAAGAAATTTTATATTATTTGGATGGAAAACTTTCTTTAGATGAAGCCGTAGAACTTATTAAAAAAGGAAGTAGACATTACGCTAAACGTCAACTAACTTGGTTTAGAAAAGATAATAGAGTAAACTGGATAGATAAAGATCAATATAAAGATGATACAGAAGTATGTAATGCTATAGAAGAAAAATTTTTAAATTTAAAAAATAATTTATAA
- the hfq gene encoding RNA chaperone Hfq: MNKSTNNLQDLFLNNARINRISVTIFLTNGYKLEGLVKGFDNFTIILDNNGKQMMIYKHAVSTIIPKSPILFTNKEK, from the coding sequence ATGAATAAATCTACCAATAATCTACAAGATTTATTTTTAAACAATGCCAGAATAAACAGAATATCTGTAACTATCTTTTTAACAAATGGTTACAAATTAGAAGGTTTAGTAAAAGGGTTTGATAATTTCACAATAATTCTTGACAATAATGGTAAACAAATGATGATATACAAACATGCAGTTTCTACTATAATTCCTAAATCACCAATACTATTTACAAACAAAGAAAAATAA
- a CDS encoding homocysteine S-methyltransferase family protein, whose translation MNVLQYIKDNILIFDGAMGTMLQKSGLNLGESPEKLNFSHENLIIDIHKKYIEAGANVITTNTFGANELKLKNTSFSVEDVIYKAVSLAIKAKEDTNCFIALDIGPIGQLLEPMGTLKFEDAINIFKRQIKAGVKAGVDLILIETMTDLYEMKAAILAAKETCDLPIFATMSFENDGRTFTGCLPESMAVTLEALGVTAVGVNCSLGPKELKPIVKKTLEHTNLPVIVQPNAGLPTIVNGQSLYTITPEEFCNYVESLIDMGVSIIGGCCGTTPDFIKCLKSMSHHKKVLKRDPIKKSFLTTPSKILELNEVRIIGEKINPSGKKNLKEAIINDDMDYILKQAITQLNGGADILDINVGLPEINEANILENTIKEIQSRIDIPLSIDSSNLEAIERALRIYNGKPIVNSVNGENSSLETILPLVKKYGASVIGLTLDNKGIPKTAGERFEIGKKILNTALEYGIKKEDVYIDCLTLTVSAQQKEVMETLKALKMVKENLGVKTLLGISNISFGLPNRDIINETFLSLALGAGLDLPIMNPNNENMINIINAFKVLNNNDKNAKHYIETYKDKKISTTIVTNNNSSNESLNPAFKNEASLENSILQGLKSNTKDLVKELLKTNNELNIINDYLIPALDRVGDRYESGEIFLPQLIQAAETVKIAFDLIKENLNRNNKKEITKGTIMLATVKGDVHDIGKNIVKVILENYGYEILDLGKDVPIERIVKEAIENDIKLVGLSALMTTTVKSMEDTITALKKANFKGKIMASGAVITKDYSIKMGADFCAKDAKDSVEIAKLVFG comes from the coding sequence ATGAATGTGCTACAGTATATTAAAGATAATATACTAATTTTTGATGGAGCTATGGGTACAATGCTTCAAAAATCAGGATTAAATTTAGGAGAAAGTCCTGAAAAATTAAATTTTTCTCATGAAAATTTAATAATAGATATTCATAAAAAATATATAGAGGCAGGAGCTAATGTTATAACTACAAATACATTTGGAGCTAATGAACTTAAACTAAAAAACACTTCATTTTCAGTAGAAGATGTTATATATAAAGCTGTTTCTCTTGCCATTAAAGCCAAAGAAGATACAAACTGCTTTATAGCACTTGATATAGGACCTATTGGTCAATTATTAGAACCTATGGGTACACTTAAATTTGAAGACGCTATAAATATCTTTAAACGTCAAATAAAAGCAGGAGTTAAAGCAGGAGTAGATTTAATACTTATAGAAACAATGACAGACTTATATGAAATGAAAGCTGCAATATTAGCAGCAAAAGAAACATGTGATCTTCCTATATTCGCGACTATGTCTTTTGAAAATGATGGTAGAACTTTTACTGGATGTCTTCCTGAAAGTATGGCAGTTACGTTAGAAGCACTAGGTGTCACCGCAGTAGGCGTTAATTGTTCACTAGGACCAAAAGAATTAAAACCTATAGTAAAAAAAACATTAGAACATACTAATTTACCAGTAATAGTTCAACCTAATGCAGGACTTCCAACTATAGTAAATGGACAATCTTTATATACTATTACACCTGAAGAATTTTGTAATTATGTTGAATCTTTAATAGATATGGGAGTTTCTATCATAGGCGGATGTTGTGGCACTACACCAGATTTTATAAAATGCCTAAAATCTATGTCCCATCATAAAAAAGTATTAAAAAGAGATCCTATAAAAAAGAGTTTCCTTACAACTCCTTCTAAAATATTAGAATTAAATGAGGTTAGGATAATTGGCGAGAAAATAAATCCTTCTGGTAAAAAAAACTTAAAAGAAGCCATTATAAATGATGATATGGACTATATATTAAAACAAGCTATAACTCAACTTAATGGAGGAGCTGATATATTAGACATAAATGTTGGACTTCCAGAAATAAATGAGGCTAATATTTTAGAAAATACTATAAAAGAAATTCAAAGCAGAATAGATATTCCTCTGTCTATAGATTCTAGCAACTTAGAAGCTATTGAAAGAGCTTTAAGAATATACAATGGTAAACCTATAGTGAATTCTGTAAATGGAGAAAATAGTTCTTTAGAGACTATACTGCCTCTAGTGAAAAAGTACGGTGCTTCTGTAATTGGATTAACTTTAGATAATAAGGGTATACCTAAAACAGCCGGTGAAAGATTTGAAATTGGTAAAAAAATATTAAATACTGCTTTAGAATATGGTATAAAAAAAGAGGATGTATATATAGACTGTTTAACACTTACTGTATCAGCTCAGCAAAAAGAAGTTATGGAAACATTAAAAGCTTTAAAGATGGTTAAAGAAAATTTAGGAGTAAAAACACTTCTTGGAATATCTAATATTTCTTTTGGACTTCCAAATAGGGATATAATAAATGAAACATTTTTATCATTAGCACTGGGAGCAGGATTAGATCTTCCTATTATGAACCCCAATAATGAAAATATGATAAACATCATAAATGCATTTAAAGTTTTAAACAATAATGATAAAAATGCTAAACACTACATAGAAACCTATAAAGATAAAAAAATATCAACTACTATAGTTACAAATAATAATTCTTCTAATGAAAGCTTAAACCCTGCTTTTAAAAATGAAGCATCCTTAGAAAATTCTATACTACAGGGACTAAAAAGCAATACAAAAGACTTAGTAAAGGAACTACTAAAAACAAATAATGAACTAAATATAATAAATGATTATTTAATTCCAGCTCTAGATAGAGTAGGGGATAGGTATGAAAGTGGAGAAATATTTCTTCCGCAACTCATACAAGCTGCTGAAACTGTTAAAATAGCCTTTGACTTAATTAAAGAAAACTTAAATAGAAATAATAAAAAAGAGATAACTAAAGGTACAATAATGCTAGCTACAGTAAAAGGAGACGTTCATGACATTGGAAAAAACATAGTTAAAGTAATTCTTGAAAACTATGGATACGAAATCTTAGATTTAGGCAAAGATGTACCAATTGAAAGAATAGTAAAAGAAGCTATCGAAAACGACATTAAATTAGTTGGTTTAAGTGCTCTTATGACAACAACTGTTAAATCTATGGAGGATACTATTACTGCCTTAAAAAAAGCTAATTTTAAGGGAAAAATTATGGCTTCTGGAGCTGTAATAACTAAAGATTACTCAATTAAAATGGGAGCAGACTTTTGTGCAAAAGATGCAAAAGATTCTGTAGAAATTGCAAAATTAGTATTTGGTTAA
- a CDS encoding aminotransferase class I/II-fold pyridoxal phosphate-dependent enzyme — protein MLESTKQFLKKYNINDRVLKLYETAMNDIQNQFKILDDIREFNQLKVLNAFQEERISEAHFTNSSGYGYGDIGRDSLDAVYARVFNTESALVRPHFVNGTHALGAALFGNLRPGNTMLSVCGEPYDTLHDVIGITENSNMGSLKEFGINYKQVDLKEDGKPNLEEIEKVLKEDESITLVHIQRSTGYGWRRALLIEDIKSIVDCVKNIRKDIICFVDNCYGEFMDTKEPTDVGADLIAGSLIKNIGGGIAPTGGYLAGTKDCIEKTSYRLTVPGIGGECGSTFGVVRSMYQGLFLAPHISMEALKGAILCSRIMELAGFEVMPKYDEKRSDIIQSIKFNDKDKLIEFCKGIQTGSPIDSFVSCEPWDMPGYTDQVIMAAGAFIQGSSIELSADAPIREPYIAYLQGGLTFDHAKIGILIALSRIVK, from the coding sequence ATGCTAGAAAGCACAAAACAATTTTTAAAAAAATATAATATAAATGATAGAGTTTTAAAATTATATGAAACTGCTATGAATGATATACAAAATCAATTTAAAATTTTAGATGATATTAGAGAATTTAATCAACTTAAAGTTTTAAATGCATTTCAAGAAGAAAGAATAAGTGAAGCTCATTTTACAAATTCATCTGGTTACGGTTATGGAGATATTGGAAGAGATTCATTAGATGCAGTTTATGCAAGAGTATTTAATACAGAAAGTGCACTTGTAAGACCTCACTTTGTTAATGGTACCCATGCATTAGGCGCTGCTTTATTTGGTAATTTAAGACCAGGAAATACTATGTTATCTGTATGTGGAGAACCTTACGATACATTACATGATGTAATAGGTATTACTGAAAACTCAAATATGGGATCATTAAAGGAATTTGGCATAAACTATAAACAAGTAGACTTAAAAGAAGATGGAAAACCAAACCTAGAAGAAATAGAAAAAGTTCTTAAAGAAGATGAGTCTATAACTCTTGTACATATTCAAAGATCCACTGGTTATGGATGGAGAAGAGCTTTACTAATAGAAGATATTAAATCTATAGTAGACTGTGTAAAGAATATTAGAAAAGATATTATTTGCTTTGTAGACAATTGCTACGGCGAATTTATGGATACAAAAGAACCTACAGATGTAGGAGCTGATCTTATTGCAGGATCATTAATTAAAAATATTGGTGGTGGAATTGCTCCAACTGGAGGATATTTAGCTGGAACTAAAGATTGCATAGAAAAGACATCTTATAGATTAACTGTCCCTGGAATAGGAGGGGAGTGTGGTTCTACTTTCGGAGTTGTACGTTCTATGTATCAAGGATTATTCTTAGCACCTCATATATCAATGGAAGCTTTAAAAGGAGCAATATTATGTTCTAGAATTATGGAACTTGCAGGATTTGAAGTTATGCCAAAGTATGATGAAAAAAGAAGTGATATAATCCAATCTATAAAATTCAATGATAAAGATAAACTTATAGAGTTTTGTAAGGGAATTCAAACTGGTTCTCCAATAGATTCCTTTGTATCATGTGAGCCATGGGATATGCCAGGATACACTGATCAAGTTATAATGGCTGCTGGTGCATTTATTCAAGGTTCTTCAATAGAATTATCAGCTGATGCTCCAATTCGCGAACCTTATATTGCATATCTTCAAGGTGGATTAACATTCGATCATGCTAAAATAGGAATTTTAATAGCTTTAAGTAGAATTGTAAAATAG
- the lexA gene encoding transcriptional repressor LexA produces the protein MSRSSEDKQIEIYEFIKEQIIEKGYPPSVREICKGVGLSSTSSVHGHLSKLEKKGLIRRDSTKPRTIEILKEPIVPKEMVNIPILGKVTAGTPILAVENIEDTFPISLNFIPSNKDLFMLKISGESMIDAGILDGDLAIIEKTNTAKNGEIVVALIDNEVTLKRFFKEDKHIRLQPENKNMDPIILEDDSVSIVGKLAGIFRRY, from the coding sequence ATGAGTAGATCTAGTGAAGATAAACAGATAGAAATATATGAATTTATTAAAGAACAAATAATTGAAAAAGGATACCCACCTTCTGTAAGAGAAATATGCAAAGGCGTAGGTTTAAGTTCTACTTCATCTGTACATGGACATTTATCTAAGTTGGAGAAAAAAGGTCTTATAAGAAGAGATTCAACAAAACCTAGAACAATTGAAATACTAAAAGAGCCTATAGTTCCAAAAGAAATGGTTAATATACCTATACTAGGAAAAGTCACTGCTGGAACACCTATTTTAGCAGTAGAAAATATAGAAGACACCTTCCCTATTTCTTTAAACTTTATACCTAGTAATAAGGACTTATTCATGCTTAAAATATCAGGTGAAAGTATGATAGATGCAGGTATATTAGATGGGGATTTAGCTATAATAGAAAAGACTAATACTGCTAAAAACGGAGAAATAGTCGTTGCATTAATCGATAATGAAGTTACTTTAAAACGTTTTTTTAAAGAAGATAAACATATAAGACTACAACCTGAAAATAAAAACATGGATCCTATAATATTAGAAGACGATAGCGTGAGTATAGTTGGAAAACTTGCAGGGATTTTTAGAAGATACTAA